In Octopus bimaculoides isolate UCB-OBI-ISO-001 chromosome 14, ASM119413v2, whole genome shotgun sequence, the following are encoded in one genomic region:
- the LOC106879921 gene encoding protocadherin beta-15 isoform X2, with protein sequence MLKILYLLFILNVSDCVDWIYNIKENQRPGIFIGDIAFDTNILRSNSAQGSQQTVLWFSQLQQEISSTPQLFNITKTGKLYTAQKLDAESLCKYNTECFKMVDVAVQNKLSFVKILELKIIIEDVNDNRPEFPVDANNLYFSETDGRGTIKSIPNAIDIDVGAQNSQITYHLNENLSNLFALSVIKKIDGTAKLGIFLQQKLDREIKDSYTVEVIAKDGGSPPLQGSLNVLISVTDENDNSPVFSQNVYNVSINDGYFKGTAIIRVSATDVDSGINGKVFFKFGSKTSSNHKMYFKVHKKSGEIFLLQKLPARAKKVYKLFVEATDGGNPPLSSTAIVLVYVINQQNNAPVIDMNFISRSKENNAMVSEAIKVGGFIAFVKVTDEDIGRNSEVSCDLQHEKLQLRSLGKNKYKIVVKNLINRETESYIESTIICEDKGSPPLRTERKFSIQVKDVNDIQPQFTKDTFQFLTYENEEQNFPVGFVNATDEDLGPGGQLSFSLFNQNYNILPFVISDFGFISATQSLDREQQDVYKFKVLVKDNGTPSLNNTANVIVKVMDKNDNAPYFTFPSVNPFNLEIHYQPQMNTDITTLRASDRDRHVNAFLRYEVYRGNDKQLFTVNPYTGVLSFSRPVYQNDAGSYVLKLAVKDGGTPILSATTILSLALTVSNTTAIMYTAEDTETDNRIHINLMIIIVVAAVIVSVAIVVSITVCILRKNNQRDVQYSCRVDDSNNYLGENALSEYNSEQISHDDMPVTVESYASNQRNGPTLLLRRDPHSKYESSHEWKGPVSGIQPQNVIQESLQVSWNRSST encoded by the coding sequence atgctaaaaatattatatttgctGTTTATTCTGAATGTCTCAGACTGCGTAGACTGGATctacaatataaaagaaaatcagcGTCCTGGAATTTTTATTGGTGACATTGCTTTTGATACAAACATTTTGAGAAGTAATTCAGCACAAGGTTCACAACAAACTGTCCTTTGGTTTAGTCAACTCCAGCAGGAAATTTCTTCTACACCTCAGTTGTTTAATATTACCAAAACAGGGAAGCTTTATACTGCTCAGAAACTTGATGCTGAATCTCTGTGTAAATATAACACTGAATGTTTCAAAATGGTGGATGTTGCAGTACAAAATAAATTGTCTTTTGTTAAGATATTGGAGTTAAAAATTATTATAGAAGATGTCAATGATAATCGACCAGAATTTCCAGTTGATGCCAATAATCTTTACTTTTCTGAAACAGATGGAAGAGGTACCATAAAATCAATTCCAAATGCTATTGATATTGATGTTGGAGCTCAGAACTCCCAAATCACATATCACTTAAATGAAAACCTTAGTAATTTATTTGCTCTGTCTGTTATTAAGAAGATTGATGGAACTGCAAAACTGGGAATTTTTTTGCAGCAGAAACTTGATCGAGAAATAAAGGATAGCTATACAGTAGAAGTGATCGCTAAAGATGGAGGTTCACCTCCACTGCAAGGAAGCTTGAATGTTCTGATATCTGTTACAGATGAAAATGACAACTCtcctgtattttcacagaatgtTTATAACGTGTCAATAAATGATGGTTATTTTAAAGGCACTGCAATCATCCGTGTTTCAGCAACAGATGTAGATTCAGGCATAAATGGtaaagttttctttaaatttggtTCAAAAACTTCAAGTAatcataaaatgtatttcaaagtACACAAAAAAAGTGGTGAAATATTTTTGCTTCAAAAACTTCCAGCAAGAGCCAAAAAGGTATATAAGTTGTTCGTTGAAGCTACTGATGGAGGAAATCCTCCTTTGAGTTCCACTGCCATTGTTCTAGTCTATGTCATCAACCAACAGAACAATGCCCCTGTCATAGACATGAACTTTATTTCTCGCTCTAAAGAAAATAATGCAATGGTGTCTGAAGCAATCAAAGTTGGAGGATTCATTGCATTTGTTAAAGTCACCGATGAAGATATTGGTAGAAACAGTGAAGTATCATGTGACCTTCAGCATGAAAAACTTCAGCTAAGAAGCCTtggaaaaaacaaatacaaaattgttGTGAAGAATTTAATCAACAGAGAAACTGAAAGCTATATTGAAAGCACAATAATTTGTGAAGACAAAGGATCTCCCCCTTTAAGAACTGAAAGAAAGTTTTCCATCCAAGTGAAAGATGTCAACGACATACAGCCTCAATTTACAAAAGATACATTCCAATTTTTAACATATGAAAATGAAGAGCAAAATTTTCCTGTTGGCTTTGTTAATGCTACAGATGAAGATTTGGGACCTGGTGGGCAACtgagtttttctttatttaatcagAATTATAATATTCTTCCTTTTGTCATTTCTGACTTTGGATTCATTTCAGCAACACAATCTTTGGATAGAGAGCAACAAGATGTCTACAAGTTCAAAGTTTTAGTCAAAGATAATGGTACACCATCTCTTAACAACACAGCAAATGTGATTGTTAAAGTTATGGATAAAAATGACAATGCTCCTTATTTCACATTTCCAAGTGTTAACCCTTTCAATTTAGAAATCCATTACCAACCACAAATGAATACCGACATCACAACACTAAGAGCctcagacagagacagacatgtAAATGCATTCCTCAGATATGAAGTATATAGAGGTAATGACAAGCAGTTATTTACAGTCAATCCTTATACAGGAGTTTTGTCTTTTTCTCGCCCAGTTTATCAAAATGATGCTGGATCTTATGTTTTAAAATTAGCCGTCAAAGATGGTGGTACACCAATTTTATCCGCAACAACTATACTGTCTTTGGCACTAACTGTTAGCAATACAACAGCGATAATGTACACagctgaagacacagaaacagacaatagaatacatattaatttgatgattattatagtagtagcagcagttatAGTTTCTGTTGCTATTGTAGTTTCAATTACTGTATGTATTCTTCGTAAGAATAACCAAAGAGATGTCCAATATAGTTGTCGAGTTGATGACTCTAACAACTACTTGGGAGAAAATGCTCTCTCTGAATACAACTCTGAACAAATATCTCATGATGATATGCCTGTTACAGTTGAATCCTATGCAAGCAATCAGAGAAATGGTCCAACTCTCTTGCTTCGAAGAGATCCTCATTCAAAATATGAATCTAGTCATGAGTGGAAAGGTCCAGTATCAGGAATACAACCACAGAATGTCATACAGGAATCTCTTCAG